The following proteins are encoded in a genomic region of Channa argus isolate prfri chromosome 3, Channa argus male v1.0, whole genome shotgun sequence:
- the commd1 gene encoding COMM domain-containing protein 1 isoform X1: MADVDSSKCLSGLLNGIAQNVYYSNSEITEQLLNQELYPDLSADEFRALHDKMKGLLKSIASADMDHAQLEAFLTAQTKKRGGGGVSAEEAAALSRFWKNQRVRVRESLLAQSRWEPGLKGICWRVDLQTAASQGEAALSGPVALMELELGRAGQESEFLCLEFDEAKVNQVLKKMSDIQGSIDSIIHRT, encoded by the exons ATGGCGGATGTGGACTCGTCCAAGTGTTTGAGCGGTTTGTTGAACGGAATCGCTCAGAACGTTTATTACAGCAACAGTGAGATCACAGAGCAGCTGCTGAACCAGGAATTATACCCGGATCTGTCCGCGGACGAGTTCCGGGCTCTGCACGACAAAATGAAAGGACTGTTGAAG TCCATCGCCTCAGCAGACATGGACCACGCTCAGCTTGAAGCCTTCCTCACAGCTCAGACGAAGAAACGCGGCGGCGGTGGGGTGAGCGCTGAAGAGGCCGCTGCCCTCTCTCGCTTTTGGAAGAACCAGCGAGTCCGGGTGAGGGAGAGTCTACTGGCTCAGAGCCGCTGGGAGCCCGGACTCAAAGGCATCTGCTGGAGAGTGGACCTCCAGACAGCAGCCAGCCAGGGGGAGGCAGCCCTCAGCGGACCGGTTGCCCTGATGGAGCTGGAGCTGGGCAGAGCCGGACAG GAGTCAGAGTTTTTGTGTCTGGAGTTTGATGAAGCCAAAGTGAACCAGGTGCTGAAGAAGATGTCTGACATCCAGGGGAGCATCGACAGCATCATCCATCGCACCTAA
- the commd1 gene encoding COMM domain-containing protein 1 isoform X2, which translates to MDHAQLEAFLTAQTKKRGGGGVSAEEAAALSRFWKNQRVRVRESLLAQSRWEPGLKGICWRVDLQTAASQGEAALSGPVALMELELGRAGQESEFLCLEFDEAKVNQVLKKMSDIQGSIDSIIHRT; encoded by the exons ATGGACCACGCTCAGCTTGAAGCCTTCCTCACAGCTCAGACGAAGAAACGCGGCGGCGGTGGGGTGAGCGCTGAAGAGGCCGCTGCCCTCTCTCGCTTTTGGAAGAACCAGCGAGTCCGGGTGAGGGAGAGTCTACTGGCTCAGAGCCGCTGGGAGCCCGGACTCAAAGGCATCTGCTGGAGAGTGGACCTCCAGACAGCAGCCAGCCAGGGGGAGGCAGCCCTCAGCGGACCGGTTGCCCTGATGGAGCTGGAGCTGGGCAGAGCCGGACAG GAGTCAGAGTTTTTGTGTCTGGAGTTTGATGAAGCCAAAGTGAACCAGGTGCTGAAGAAGATGTCTGACATCCAGGGGAGCATCGACAGCATCATCCATCGCACCTAA
- the LOC137124480 gene encoding N-acetyllactosaminide beta-1,3-N-acetylglucosaminyltransferase 2-like: MTLACRKVRVLFMMMMMLNIFICILVGISWNLRNGKSVQKIHIPFKRFWCQRVLSKSFWNREQQRLDFIYNPIISSELSGDPGIKLPDWLNDTRPLDPCEPDHRVTTQIVDYNSLPERFQDFLLHMRCRNYTMLINQPNLCDDQPFLLLAVKSLIPHFDRRQAIRESWGRAGVLANRTVVTVFLLGNTFSGDHFPDLLQMVGHEAVLHQDLLQWDYRDTFFNLTLKEVLFLEWFSKHCPQAQYVLKGDDDVFVNTLRIIDYLEGLSEVKARDLFMGDVISNAAPHRDPKLKYFIPESVFVGQYPAYAGGGGYLYSGDLALRLYYISHQVVLYPIDDVYTGMCLKKLGLTPEKHTGFKTFDIEEKYRHSSCIYRNLMLVHSRTPQDILKIWQWIVHPEPDCQ; this comes from the coding sequence ATGACTTTGGCCTGCAGGAAAGTGAGGGTGCTtttcatgatgatgatgatgctcaACATCTTCATTTGCATCCTAGTGGGCATATCGTGGAACCTTAGGAATGGCAAAAGTGTCCAGAAGATTCACATCCCATTCAAGAGGTTTTGGTGTCAACGCGTACTGAGCAAATCCTTCTGGAACAGGGAGCAGCAGCGCCTAGACTTCATTTACAATCCCATCATCAGCTCTGAGCTCTCTGGTGACCCTGGCATCAAGTTACCTGATTGGCTCAACGACACAAGGCCACTTGACCCCTGTGAACCGGACCACAGGGTCACCACACAAATCGTGGACTACAACTCCCTGCCAGAGCGCTTTCAGGATTTCCTTTTGCACATGCGCTGCAGGAATTACACCATGCTGATTAATCAGCCAAACCTGTGCGATGACCAACCCTTCCTGCTGTTGGCAGTGAAGTCACTGATCCCACATTTTGATCGCCGGCAGGCCATTCGTGAATCTTGGGGTCGAGCTGGCGTCTTAGCGAATCGGACTGTGGTGACGGTGTTCCTGCTAGGCAACACCTTCTCAGGAGACCACTTTCCAGACCTGTTACAGATGGTGGGCCATGAAGCAGTGCTTCACCAAGACCTCCTCCAATGGGACTACAGGGACACCTTCTTCAATCTCACCCTGAAGGAGGTTCTCTTCCTGGAGTGGTTTAGCAAACACTGCCCCCAAGCCCAGTATGTCCTCAAGGGTGACGATGACGTCTTTGTCAACACCTTACGAATTATCGACTACCTGGAAGGTCTGTCAGAAGTCAAGGCCAGAGATTTGTTTATGGGTGATGTCATCAGTAATGCTGCCCCACACCGAGACCCAAAACTCAAGTACTTTATCccagagagtgtgtttgtggggcAGTACCCAGCTTACGCCGGTGGTGGAGGATATCTGTACTCTGGAGATTTAGCGCTGCGGCTTTACTACATATCGCATCAGGTGGTCTTGTATCCCATCGATGACGTCTACACAGGGATGTGTCTAAAAAAGCTGGGTTTGACTCCCGAGAAACACACTGGCTTCAAAACTTTCGACATTGAAGAGAAGTACAGACACAGCTCCTGCATCTACAGAAACTTAATGCTGGTTCACAGCCGGACACCTCAGGACATCTTGAAGATCTGGCAATGGATTGTCCATCCTGAGCCGGACTGCCAGTGA